Proteins from a single region of Gossypium arboreum isolate Shixiya-1 chromosome 1, ASM2569848v2, whole genome shotgun sequence:
- the LOC108480220 gene encoding eugenol synthase 1-like — protein sequence MAEKSKVLIIGGTGYLGKFIVEASAKEGHPTFVFVRESTVSDPVKGKLIDNFKNLGVHLLLGDMYDHESLVKAIKQVDVVISVVGQMQLSDQVKIIAAIKEAGNVKRFFPSEFGMDVDKNNAVEPAKSTFAIKAQIRRAVEAEGIPYTYVPANCFAGYFLPTLSQPGATSPPRDKVVILGDGNPKAVFNHEADIGTYTIKAVDDPRTANKTLFIRPPKNTYSFNELIALWEKLIGKTLEKTYVPEDQLLKQIQESPIPINIMLAISHSIFVNGDCTNFEIDPSFGYKASELYPQVKYTTVEEGLSRFV from the exons ATGGCTGAAAAGAGCAAGGTTTTGATCATCGGAGGAACTGGATACCTGGGAAAGTTCATTGTGGAAGCCAGTGCAAAAGAGGGTCATCCCACTTTTGTTTTTGTAAGGGAGTCCACCGTCTCCGACCCTGTTAAGGGAAAACTTATCGACAACTTCAAGAACTTAGGGGTCCATTTGTTGTTA GGGGATATGTACGACCATGAGAGTTTGGTCAAAGCAATAAAGCAAGTTGATGTGGTGATTTCGGTTGTGGGTCAAATGCAGTTATCAGATCAAGTTAAGATCATTGCTGCTATTAAAGAAGCTGGGAATGTCAAG AGATTTTTCCCATCGGAATTTGGAATGGACGTGGACAAGAACAATGCGGTTGAGCCAGCAAAATCGACATTCGCAATCAAGGCTCAAATCCGTCGTGCTGTTGAGGCTGAAGGGATCCCTTACACTTATGTGCCTGCTAACTGCTTTGCAGGCTATTTTCTTCCTACATTGTCGCAGCCAGGAGCCACCTCTCCCCCAAGAGACAAGGTGGTTATTCTAGGTGATGGAAATCCTAAAG CTGTTTTCAACCATGAAGCTGACATCGGAACCTACACCATCAAAGCTGTTGATGACCCCAGAACAGCGAACAAGACTCTATTCATCAGGCCTCCCAAGAACACCTACTCATTTAACGAGCTCATCGCCCTGTGGGAGAAGTTGATTGGCAAAACCCTTGAGAAAACATATGTTCCTGAGGACCAACTTCTCAAACAGATCCAAG AGTCTCCAATCCCAATCAATATTATGTTGGCCATCAGTCACTCAATCTTTGTCAATGGTGATTGCACCAACTTCGAGATCGATCCATCATTCGGATACAAAGCTTCTGAGCTCTACCCTCAAGTGAAATACACCACTGTGGAAGAAGGCCTCAGTCGTTTTGTTTGA